GTCGGGTTGGTTGTGTACTCGAAAGGAACTTATGGGGAGAGTGGGCGCAATGTAAATATATATCTGAATCGTTGGTATATACAAAATATCACAGATGTATTAGAGTTTTAGGAAAATATACATAATATTTATTTGAGTGAAAGGTTTAGGAAAGTAATTTCAAAAAATTTATGAGCAATACCATAAACTAAGGGGAATAATATGATGAAACAATTTAAAGTCATAGTTGAGAAACATCCTGATGGTTATGTGGCTTATCCACTAGGCTTCAAAGGTATAATTATTGGTGAAGGCGACACTTATGAGGAAGCATTAGCTGATGTAAAATCAGCTATTCACT
The sequence above is drawn from the ANME-2 cluster archaeon genome and encodes:
- a CDS encoding type II toxin-antitoxin system HicB family antitoxin translates to MKQFKVIVEKHPDGYVAYPLGFKGIIIGEGDTYEEALADVKSAIHFHIETFGQEVLEVESPILEAFVDEAGVAI